The genome window CTGACCTCCATGCCCATCGGCGTCAGGCTATACTCAACGTGCGGCGGCACCACCGGATACGACACGCGATCGACAAACCCGTCCTGCTCCAGCGCCTGAAGCGACTGGGACAGCATCTTTTCGCTCACCCCGCCCATTTTACGGCGCAGATCGCTAAAGCGA of Oceanidesulfovibrio indonesiensis contains these proteins:
- a CDS encoding winged helix-turn-helix transcriptional regulator, with translation MKTTIPTLSEQMRDGNLFAEQCPSREVLKHVTSRWGVLILLALRQGTHRFSDLRRKMGGVSEKMLSQSLQALEQDGFVDRVSYPVVPPHVEYSLTPMGMEV